The Corvus moneduloides isolate bCorMon1 chromosome 25, bCorMon1.pri, whole genome shotgun sequence genome includes a window with the following:
- the DIXDC1 gene encoding dixin isoform X2, translating to MGTLMDTVPCHPPQPPAASQQLQAYVAWVNSQLKKKPAAKPVQDLRQDLRDGVTLALLIEIVAGEKLSGIEVNPKSQQEMRENVEKVLQFVASRKIRMHQTSAKDIVDGNLKSTMRLILALAAHFKPGSGRAGTPGSGGRSWAAPPGNLRPRSAAAVAQGAVAALADVRQDVQQSGRDVFRHRQRNSSMDEEIENPCWSVRALVQQYEGQQNVPLESHPSSLTSPSPVHSAKSDSTVAPSEEKERLVILQSEETETKTEEADSHFQPEWQAGNSGSCLENSWEEQLLEQQDHLEKEMEEAKKMISGLQALLLNGSLPEDEQEGSFELSERGACPEEQLIIIRSRLDQSVEENQDLKKELLKYKQEARNLQGIKDALQQRLIQQDASVLQLKQELLRANMDKEELHNQNVDLQRKVEERNRLLAEYKKELCQKDRHLQQHQTKLDEMLRQLSEASYQQVDLERELEHKEALLAHCMKREAEEVMAYSSHSAQSNGFLQPAGKGAAPTAHRGTNDLQLVRDALRSLRNSFSGHDPQHHTIDSLEQGISSLMERLHRMETQKRQERRVRGKSPASRATNECRDSWPPKSKLPHSQSTPVMSTSACTKVLYFTDRSLTPFMVSIPKRLGEVTLKDFKAAIDREGSHRYHFKALDPEFGTVKEEVFHDDDIIPGWEGKIVAWVEEDHGEN from the exons ATGGGGACTCTGATGGACACGGTGCCCTGTCACCCCCCACAGCCTCCTGCGGCCTCT caACAGCTGCAGGCCTACGTGGCCTGGGTGAACTCCCAGCTGAAGAAGAAGCCAGCAGCGAAGCCAGTGCAGGACCTGAGGCAGGATCTGCGGGATGGGGTCACTCTTGCCCTGCTCATTGAGATTGTAG CTGGTGAGAAGCTGAGTGGCATCGAGGTCAACCCCAAGAGCCAGCAGGAGATGAGGGAGAATGTGGAGAAAGTCTTACAGTTCGTGGCATCGAGAAAGATCCGCATGCACCAGACGTCAGCTAAAG ATATTGTCGATGGGAACTTGAAATCCACCATGAGGCTGATCCTGGCCTTGGCTGCTCACTTCAAACCAGGCtcgggcagggctggcaccccTGGCTCggggggcaggagctgggcagcaccCCCGGGCAACCTCCGGCCGCGCTCGGCCGCCGCCGTGGCCCAAGGGGCAGTGGCTGCCCTGGCCGATGTCCGGCAGGATGTCCAGCAGTCCGGCCGGGACGTGTTCAGGCACAGACAGAG gaacagcagcatGGATGAGGAGATTGAGAATCCCTGCTGGAGCGTGCGGGCCCTGGTGCAGCAGTACGAGGGGCAGCAGAACGTGCCACTGGAGTCCCACCCTTCCAG CCTGACATCACCCAGCCCTGTCCACAGTGCAAAGAGTGACTCCACTGTAGCTCCctcagaggagaaggagaggctTGTGATCCTCCAAAGTGAAGAAACAGAGACTAAAACAG AAGAGGCTGATTCTCACTTCCAGCCCGAGTGGCAGGCAGGGAACTCTGGCTCCTGCTTGGAGAACTCATGGGAGGAGCAGCTTTTGGAACAGCAGGACcacctggaaaaggaaatggaggaGGCGAAAAAGATGATTTCGGGTTTGCAg gcTTTGTTGCTCAATGGGTCTTTACCTGAGGATGAACAGGAAGGGTCCTTTGAACTTTCTGAGCGCGGAGCctgccctgaggagcagctg ATCATCATCCGAAGCCGTCTGGACCAGAGTGTGGAAGAAAATCAAGATCTGAAG aaggagctgctgaaatACAAACAAGAAGCTCGAAACCTCCAGGGAATAAAG GACgctctgcagcagaggctgaTCCAGCAGGACGCTTCAGTCCTGCAGCtcaagcaggagctgctgagagcCAACATGGACAAGGAGGAGCTGCACAACCAGAAC GTTGACCTCCAGAGGAAGGTTGAAGAGAGAAACCGGCTGCTGGCAGAATACAAA AAGGAGCTGTGCCAGAAGGATCGGCACTTGCAGCAGCACCAGACCAAGCTGGATGAAATGCTCAGGCAGCTTTCTGAGGCCAGCTACCAGCAG GTGGATCTGGAGCGGGAGCTGGAGCACAAGGAGGCCCTGCTGGCTCACTGCATGAAGAGAGAAGCTGAGGAG GTGATGGCTTACAGCAGTCACAGTGCCCAGAGCAATGGCTTTCTCcagccagcaggaaaaggagctgcCCCCACAGCCCACCGAGGG ACCAACGACTTGCAGCTGGTCCGGGACGCCCTCCGCAGCCTCAGGAACAGCTTCAGTGGCCACGACCCCCAGCACCACACCATCgacagcctggagcagggcatcTCCAGCCTCATGGAGCGCCTGCACCGCATGGAGACGCagaagaggcaggagaggagg GTCCGGGGGAAGTCACCAGCAAGCAGAGCAACCAACGAGTGCAGAGACTCCTGGCCTCCCAAATCCA agctgcctcACTCTCAGAGCACGCCCGTGATGAGCACCAGTGCCTGCACCAAAGTGTTGTACTTCACCGACCGCTCCCTCACGCCCTTCATGGTCAGCATACCAAAGAG GTTAGGGGAAGTGACTCTGAAGGACTTCAAGGCAGCCATCGACCGGGAAGGATCCCACCGGTACCACTTCAAAGCCCTGGATCCAGAGTTTGGCACAGTGAAGGAGGAG gtATTCCATGATGATGACAtcattcctggctgggaggggaaaaTCGTGGCCTGGGTGGAAGAAGACCACGGGGAGAATTAA
- the C25H11orf52 gene encoding uncharacterized protein C11orf52 homolog — MGNLCSCGRPWKCPSPFKRKKEKQGANVRHETQQQQPGRKVPTYEDVPDVPVYAMVSKPKGVQQDDSIHYADIQVFSKVRERSAAEVKNLQLQNATEYATLNFPRARLKYDGKNGTLV; from the exons ATGGGCAACCTGTGCAGCTGCGGCCGCCCGTG GAAGTGTCCTTCGcctttcaaaaggaagaaagaaaagcaag GAGCTAATGTGAGGCATGAGactcaacagcagcagcctggcaggaag GTCCCCACGTATGAAGATGTCCCAGATGTCCCCGTCTACGCCATGGTGAGCAAGCCCAAGGGGGTGCAGCAGGATGACAGCATCCACTACGCCGACATCCAGGTGTTCTCCAAGGTGCGGGAGCGCTCCGCGGCCGAGGTGAAGAACCTGCAGTTGCAGAACGCCACGGAATACGCCACCCTCAACTtccccagggccaggctgaAATATGACGGCAAAAATGGGACCTTGGTGTAA
- the DIXDC1 gene encoding dixin isoform X3, with product MGGKQVKCLTSPSPVHSAKSDSTVAPSEEKERLVILQSEETETKTEEADSHFQPEWQAGNSGSCLENSWEEQLLEQQDHLEKEMEEAKKMISGLQALLLNGSLPEDEQEGSFELSERGACPEEQLIIIRSRLDQSVEENQDLKKELLKYKQEARNLQGIKDALQQRLIQQDASVLQLKQELLRANMDKEELHNQNVDLQRKVEERNRLLAEYKKELCQKDRHLQQHQTKLDEMLRQLSEASYQQVDLERELEHKEALLAHCMKREAEEVMAYSSHSAQSNGFLQPAGKGAAPTAHRGTNDLQLVRDALRSLRNSFSGHDPQHHTIDSLEQGISSLMERLHRMETQKRQERRVRGKSPASRATNECRDSWPPKSKLPHSQSTPVMSTSACTKVLYFTDRSLTPFMVSIPKRLGEVTLKDFKAAIDREGSHRYHFKALDPEFGTVKEEVFHDDDIIPGWEGKIVAWVEEDHGEN from the exons ATGGGAGGGAAGCAGGTCAAATG CCTGACATCACCCAGCCCTGTCCACAGTGCAAAGAGTGACTCCACTGTAGCTCCctcagaggagaaggagaggctTGTGATCCTCCAAAGTGAAGAAACAGAGACTAAAACAG AAGAGGCTGATTCTCACTTCCAGCCCGAGTGGCAGGCAGGGAACTCTGGCTCCTGCTTGGAGAACTCATGGGAGGAGCAGCTTTTGGAACAGCAGGACcacctggaaaaggaaatggaggaGGCGAAAAAGATGATTTCGGGTTTGCAg gcTTTGTTGCTCAATGGGTCTTTACCTGAGGATGAACAGGAAGGGTCCTTTGAACTTTCTGAGCGCGGAGCctgccctgaggagcagctg ATCATCATCCGAAGCCGTCTGGACCAGAGTGTGGAAGAAAATCAAGATCTGAAG aaggagctgctgaaatACAAACAAGAAGCTCGAAACCTCCAGGGAATAAAG GACgctctgcagcagaggctgaTCCAGCAGGACGCTTCAGTCCTGCAGCtcaagcaggagctgctgagagcCAACATGGACAAGGAGGAGCTGCACAACCAGAAC GTTGACCTCCAGAGGAAGGTTGAAGAGAGAAACCGGCTGCTGGCAGAATACAAA AAGGAGCTGTGCCAGAAGGATCGGCACTTGCAGCAGCACCAGACCAAGCTGGATGAAATGCTCAGGCAGCTTTCTGAGGCCAGCTACCAGCAG GTGGATCTGGAGCGGGAGCTGGAGCACAAGGAGGCCCTGCTGGCTCACTGCATGAAGAGAGAAGCTGAGGAG GTGATGGCTTACAGCAGTCACAGTGCCCAGAGCAATGGCTTTCTCcagccagcaggaaaaggagctgcCCCCACAGCCCACCGAGGG ACCAACGACTTGCAGCTGGTCCGGGACGCCCTCCGCAGCCTCAGGAACAGCTTCAGTGGCCACGACCCCCAGCACCACACCATCgacagcctggagcagggcatcTCCAGCCTCATGGAGCGCCTGCACCGCATGGAGACGCagaagaggcaggagaggagg GTCCGGGGGAAGTCACCAGCAAGCAGAGCAACCAACGAGTGCAGAGACTCCTGGCCTCCCAAATCCA agctgcctcACTCTCAGAGCACGCCCGTGATGAGCACCAGTGCCTGCACCAAAGTGTTGTACTTCACCGACCGCTCCCTCACGCCCTTCATGGTCAGCATACCAAAGAG GTTAGGGGAAGTGACTCTGAAGGACTTCAAGGCAGCCATCGACCGGGAAGGATCCCACCGGTACCACTTCAAAGCCCTGGATCCAGAGTTTGGCACAGTGAAGGAGGAG gtATTCCATGATGATGACAtcattcctggctgggaggggaaaaTCGTGGCCTGGGTGGAAGAAGACCACGGGGAGAATTAA
- the DIXDC1 gene encoding dixin isoform X1, with the protein MLACLARGNLLDILQEGFTEQQLQAYVAWVNSQLKKKPAAKPVQDLRQDLRDGVTLALLIEIVAGEKLSGIEVNPKSQQEMRENVEKVLQFVASRKIRMHQTSAKDIVDGNLKSTMRLILALAAHFKPGSGRAGTPGSGGRSWAAPPGNLRPRSAAAVAQGAVAALADVRQDVQQSGRDVFRHRQRNSSMDEEIENPCWSVRALVQQYEGQQNVPLESHPSSLTSPSPVHSAKSDSTVAPSEEKERLVILQSEETETKTEEADSHFQPEWQAGNSGSCLENSWEEQLLEQQDHLEKEMEEAKKMISGLQALLLNGSLPEDEQEGSFELSERGACPEEQLIIIRSRLDQSVEENQDLKKELLKYKQEARNLQGIKDALQQRLIQQDASVLQLKQELLRANMDKEELHNQNVDLQRKVEERNRLLAEYKKELCQKDRHLQQHQTKLDEMLRQLSEASYQQVDLERELEHKEALLAHCMKREAEEVMAYSSHSAQSNGFLQPAGKGAAPTAHRGTNDLQLVRDALRSLRNSFSGHDPQHHTIDSLEQGISSLMERLHRMETQKRQERRVRGKSPASRATNECRDSWPPKSKLPHSQSTPVMSTSACTKVLYFTDRSLTPFMVSIPKRLGEVTLKDFKAAIDREGSHRYHFKALDPEFGTVKEEVFHDDDIIPGWEGKIVAWVEEDHGEN; encoded by the exons ATGCTCGCCTGCCTGGCCAGGGGGAATTTGCTGGATATCCTTCAGGAGGGCTTCACCGAG caACAGCTGCAGGCCTACGTGGCCTGGGTGAACTCCCAGCTGAAGAAGAAGCCAGCAGCGAAGCCAGTGCAGGACCTGAGGCAGGATCTGCGGGATGGGGTCACTCTTGCCCTGCTCATTGAGATTGTAG CTGGTGAGAAGCTGAGTGGCATCGAGGTCAACCCCAAGAGCCAGCAGGAGATGAGGGAGAATGTGGAGAAAGTCTTACAGTTCGTGGCATCGAGAAAGATCCGCATGCACCAGACGTCAGCTAAAG ATATTGTCGATGGGAACTTGAAATCCACCATGAGGCTGATCCTGGCCTTGGCTGCTCACTTCAAACCAGGCtcgggcagggctggcaccccTGGCTCggggggcaggagctgggcagcaccCCCGGGCAACCTCCGGCCGCGCTCGGCCGCCGCCGTGGCCCAAGGGGCAGTGGCTGCCCTGGCCGATGTCCGGCAGGATGTCCAGCAGTCCGGCCGGGACGTGTTCAGGCACAGACAGAG gaacagcagcatGGATGAGGAGATTGAGAATCCCTGCTGGAGCGTGCGGGCCCTGGTGCAGCAGTACGAGGGGCAGCAGAACGTGCCACTGGAGTCCCACCCTTCCAG CCTGACATCACCCAGCCCTGTCCACAGTGCAAAGAGTGACTCCACTGTAGCTCCctcagaggagaaggagaggctTGTGATCCTCCAAAGTGAAGAAACAGAGACTAAAACAG AAGAGGCTGATTCTCACTTCCAGCCCGAGTGGCAGGCAGGGAACTCTGGCTCCTGCTTGGAGAACTCATGGGAGGAGCAGCTTTTGGAACAGCAGGACcacctggaaaaggaaatggaggaGGCGAAAAAGATGATTTCGGGTTTGCAg gcTTTGTTGCTCAATGGGTCTTTACCTGAGGATGAACAGGAAGGGTCCTTTGAACTTTCTGAGCGCGGAGCctgccctgaggagcagctg ATCATCATCCGAAGCCGTCTGGACCAGAGTGTGGAAGAAAATCAAGATCTGAAG aaggagctgctgaaatACAAACAAGAAGCTCGAAACCTCCAGGGAATAAAG GACgctctgcagcagaggctgaTCCAGCAGGACGCTTCAGTCCTGCAGCtcaagcaggagctgctgagagcCAACATGGACAAGGAGGAGCTGCACAACCAGAAC GTTGACCTCCAGAGGAAGGTTGAAGAGAGAAACCGGCTGCTGGCAGAATACAAA AAGGAGCTGTGCCAGAAGGATCGGCACTTGCAGCAGCACCAGACCAAGCTGGATGAAATGCTCAGGCAGCTTTCTGAGGCCAGCTACCAGCAG GTGGATCTGGAGCGGGAGCTGGAGCACAAGGAGGCCCTGCTGGCTCACTGCATGAAGAGAGAAGCTGAGGAG GTGATGGCTTACAGCAGTCACAGTGCCCAGAGCAATGGCTTTCTCcagccagcaggaaaaggagctgcCCCCACAGCCCACCGAGGG ACCAACGACTTGCAGCTGGTCCGGGACGCCCTCCGCAGCCTCAGGAACAGCTTCAGTGGCCACGACCCCCAGCACCACACCATCgacagcctggagcagggcatcTCCAGCCTCATGGAGCGCCTGCACCGCATGGAGACGCagaagaggcaggagaggagg GTCCGGGGGAAGTCACCAGCAAGCAGAGCAACCAACGAGTGCAGAGACTCCTGGCCTCCCAAATCCA agctgcctcACTCTCAGAGCACGCCCGTGATGAGCACCAGTGCCTGCACCAAAGTGTTGTACTTCACCGACCGCTCCCTCACGCCCTTCATGGTCAGCATACCAAAGAG GTTAGGGGAAGTGACTCTGAAGGACTTCAAGGCAGCCATCGACCGGGAAGGATCCCACCGGTACCACTTCAAAGCCCTGGATCCAGAGTTTGGCACAGTGAAGGAGGAG gtATTCCATGATGATGACAtcattcctggctgggaggggaaaaTCGTGGCCTGGGTGGAAGAAGACCACGGGGAGAATTAA